AACGTGGCCGAAGCCGGTGACGAGCCGGCCGTGAAGGCAAGGCTGGTGCTGATGGGGCGTCGCCTGTATCGCTTCGGACACAACATGTTCGGCATCGCGGCACTGCTTGGTCTGGCCCTGTGGGAGGGTTGGCGCGTGTTTCCGCAGACCTTGCCTAACGTGGTGGCATCGATGCACTGGATCGACGCGAAGCTCACCCTGGTGGTGCTGATGCTGGTCTATTTCGGCTGGACCGGTCGCCTGCTCAAGGGCCTGGAGAAGGGCGGGTCGCTGCCGTCGGCGAAGACCCTGCGCATCTTGAACGAGCTGCCGGTACTGGTGTTGCTGGGCATCGTGTTTCTGGTGATTGCCAAACCGTTCTGAGCGCACC
The nucleotide sequence above comes from Dyella telluris. Encoded proteins:
- a CDS encoding CopD family protein encodes the protein MMTYLWIKSFHVVFVIAWMATVFYLPRILVNVAEAGDEPAVKARLVLMGRRLYRFGHNMFGIAALLGLALWEGWRVFPQTLPNVVASMHWIDAKLTLVVLMLVYFGWTGRLLKGLEKGGSLPSAKTLRILNELPVLVLLGIVFLVIAKPF